Proteins from one Amycolatopsis benzoatilytica AK 16/65 genomic window:
- a CDS encoding thiamine-binding protein produces MIVAFSVSPSGGDPDGGVSEAVSRAVKVVRESGLPNSTSSMFTEIEGDWDSVMAVVKQAVEAAGEGSPRVGLVLKADIRPGFDSGQLTAKVDRIEAHLRED; encoded by the coding sequence ATGATCGTGGCATTCAGCGTGAGCCCGTCGGGCGGAGATCCGGACGGCGGCGTCAGCGAGGCCGTCTCGCGCGCGGTGAAGGTGGTGCGCGAATCCGGGCTGCCGAACTCGACCAGCTCGATGTTCACCGAGATCGAAGGCGACTGGGATTCCGTGATGGCGGTGGTGAAGCAGGCCGTCGAGGCGGCCGGCGAGGGCTCGCCGAGGGTGGGGCTGGTGCTCAAGGCGGACATTCGGCCGGGCTTCGACTCCGGGCAGCTGACCGCGAAGGTGGACCGGATCGAGGCGCACCTGCGGGAGGACTGA
- a CDS encoding neutral zinc metallopeptidase: MSRGGRRYALVAMAALVALGTTACGGSSAAPATAGAGNVAGLPVTHFESGLKADAPKPNLQVQNAAGTEDDQIATAAIADVQAYWGEMLPADFGKQFEPVKSLLSYDAKTDTEETACGSVKQLVNAFYCAGDDSVAWDRGVLLPMLRNRFGPMSVVTVLAHEFGHAVQYRLGPAAGISKSTPSVVKEQQADCFAGGYFRWVAEGKSKFYQVSTAEGLDKIMAAMFLIRDQAGSSATDKQAHGTAFDRTYAFQAGFEKGPKECAGMNAQNVKARVVERPFDPGDKGKGDKTFDEQIVALLKDSLDDAFKGAGVPGPQFVAGNGSCAGGANTPPVSYCANDNTVNYDLNALRKLAQPVDQEAEFKGQAGGGSGDFAAFAELASRYALGIQKGVGASLDTPNAGLRTACLVGAWAKFTTRTDGKAKLRLSAGDLDEAISDLLRPDGLVSANVNGDRPDSGFDRVESLRRGYLEGSPACSKAYP, from the coding sequence ATGAGCCGAGGGGGACGCCGGTACGCGCTGGTCGCGATGGCCGCGCTGGTGGCGCTGGGCACGACGGCGTGCGGCGGGAGCAGTGCCGCTCCCGCGACGGCGGGCGCGGGCAACGTCGCCGGACTGCCGGTCACGCACTTCGAGAGCGGGCTGAAGGCGGACGCGCCGAAGCCGAATCTGCAGGTGCAGAACGCGGCCGGCACCGAGGACGACCAGATCGCCACCGCCGCCATCGCCGACGTGCAGGCGTACTGGGGAGAGATGCTCCCGGCGGACTTCGGCAAGCAGTTCGAGCCGGTGAAGTCGCTGCTGTCCTACGACGCGAAGACCGACACCGAGGAGACGGCCTGCGGCAGCGTCAAGCAGCTCGTGAACGCGTTCTACTGCGCGGGCGACGACTCGGTGGCCTGGGACCGCGGCGTGCTGCTGCCGATGCTGCGCAACCGGTTCGGCCCGATGTCGGTGGTGACGGTGCTCGCGCACGAGTTCGGGCACGCGGTCCAGTACCGCCTCGGCCCGGCGGCCGGCATCTCGAAGTCGACGCCGTCGGTAGTGAAGGAACAGCAGGCGGACTGCTTCGCGGGCGGCTACTTCCGCTGGGTCGCCGAAGGCAAGAGCAAGTTCTACCAGGTGTCCACCGCCGAGGGACTGGACAAGATCATGGCCGCGATGTTCCTGATCCGCGACCAGGCCGGCTCGAGCGCGACCGACAAGCAGGCGCACGGCACTGCGTTCGACCGCACGTACGCGTTCCAGGCCGGGTTCGAGAAGGGCCCGAAGGAATGCGCCGGGATGAACGCGCAGAACGTGAAGGCGCGAGTGGTGGAGCGGCCGTTCGACCCGGGCGACAAGGGCAAGGGCGACAAGACCTTCGACGAGCAGATCGTGGCGCTGCTGAAGGACAGTCTTGACGACGCGTTCAAGGGTGCGGGCGTGCCGGGCCCGCAGTTCGTCGCCGGAAACGGCAGCTGCGCGGGCGGGGCGAACACGCCGCCGGTGTCGTACTGCGCGAACGACAACACGGTGAACTACGACCTGAACGCGTTGCGGAAGCTGGCTCAGCCGGTGGACCAGGAAGCCGAGTTCAAGGGACAGGCCGGCGGCGGATCAGGCGACTTCGCGGCGTTCGCCGAGCTGGCGTCGCGGTACGCGCTGGGGATCCAGAAGGGCGTCGGCGCCTCGCTGGACACCCCGAATGCCGGGCTGCGGACGGCATGCCTGGTGGGCGCTTGGGCGAAGTTCACCACCCGGACCGACGGCAAGGCGAAGCTGCGGCTGTCCGCGGGCGACCTGGACGAGGCGATCTCGGACTTGCTGCGCCCGGACGGCCTGGTGTCGGCGAATGTGAACGGCGACCGGCCGGACAGCGGGTTCGACCGGGTGGAATCGCTGCGGCGGGGCTATCTGGAGGGGTCGCCGGCTTGCTCGAAGGCGTATCCGTGA
- the glgP gene encoding alpha-glucan family phosphorylase, producing MRAVRRFTVRASLPEPLAGLGALATNLRWTWHPPTRDLFASMDAELFNKIRDPLRMLTALPPERLEELARDADFLQRTHEAAADLERYLTEPRWYQRRTDEGLPRAVAYFSMEFGVTEALPNYSGGLGVLAGDHLKAASDLGVPMIGVGLLYRSGYFRQGLSLDGWQVEHYPVIDPNAFPLELVAEGGRPVLVEVAMPGGRDLHAQMWRARVGRIPLLLLDTDIESNDEDLRSVTDRLYGGDADHRIRQEILAGIGGFRAVRKFCELTGHPQPKVFHTNEGHAGFLGLERAREIVQTDRLAFDEALPAVRAGTVFTTHTPVSAGIDRFPVDLVQRYFSDGRLVPDVDVRRVLQLGAEDNPGLFNMAHMGLRLAQRANGVSELHGRVTRRMFSRLWPGFDDDEVPISSITNGVHGPTWVARELSALLGGNHEEFGHEGRTPGSSLRDGVTDQQLWELRRELREKLVGEVRRRVRAAWMQRGASALELGWTDRVFDPDVLTVGFARRVPTYKRLTLMLRDPDRLRALLLDEKRPIQIVIGGKSHPADENGKQLIQQIVRFVDDPQVRHRIVFLPDYDMSMARYLYRGCDVWLNNPVRTLEACGTSGMKSALNGGLNLSIKDGWWDECYDGSNGWAIPTADGVTDPLRRDDLEAAALYDLLGQQIAPLYYDTGAEGVPTGWLSMVWHTLETLGPRVQASRMVREYVDSGYLPASRMVAAATEDGNQGALSLADYRTKLEVAWPRVRIFDAELEYDHTERLVVGTEVTIRARIDLAGLEPSEVDIQAVVGQVGDGDELADSVQVEMAPAGIGAFAATLRLPRAGSVGYTVRVLPKHRLLASPAELARVVLA from the coding sequence ATGCGTGCAGTCCGCCGGTTCACCGTCCGCGCCAGCCTGCCCGAGCCGCTCGCCGGGCTCGGCGCACTCGCGACCAATCTCCGCTGGACGTGGCATCCGCCGACCCGCGACCTGTTCGCCTCGATGGACGCCGAGCTGTTCAACAAGATCCGCGACCCGCTGCGGATGCTCACCGCGCTGCCGCCGGAGCGCCTCGAAGAGCTGGCCCGCGACGCGGACTTCCTGCAGCGCACCCACGAGGCGGCCGCCGACCTGGAGCGCTACCTCACCGAACCGCGCTGGTATCAGCGGCGCACCGACGAGGGCCTGCCGCGGGCGGTCGCCTACTTCTCGATGGAGTTCGGCGTCACCGAGGCGCTGCCGAATTACTCCGGCGGCCTCGGCGTGCTCGCCGGCGACCACCTCAAAGCCGCTTCCGACCTCGGCGTGCCGATGATCGGCGTGGGTCTGCTCTACCGGTCCGGCTACTTCCGCCAGGGCCTGTCGCTGGACGGCTGGCAGGTCGAGCACTACCCGGTGATCGACCCGAACGCGTTCCCGCTGGAGCTGGTCGCCGAAGGCGGCCGCCCGGTGCTCGTCGAGGTCGCCATGCCGGGCGGACGCGACCTGCACGCGCAGATGTGGCGGGCGCGCGTCGGCCGGATCCCGCTGCTGCTGCTCGACACCGACATCGAAAGCAACGACGAGGACCTTCGCTCGGTCACCGACCGGCTGTACGGCGGCGACGCCGACCACCGCATCCGGCAGGAGATCCTGGCCGGCATCGGCGGCTTCCGCGCGGTGCGGAAGTTCTGCGAGCTGACCGGGCACCCGCAGCCGAAGGTCTTCCACACCAACGAGGGCCACGCCGGATTCCTCGGCCTGGAGCGCGCCCGCGAGATCGTCCAGACCGACCGGCTCGCCTTCGACGAGGCGCTGCCCGCGGTCCGCGCCGGCACGGTGTTCACCACGCACACGCCGGTCAGCGCGGGCATCGACCGCTTCCCGGTCGACCTGGTGCAGCGCTACTTCTCCGACGGCCGCCTGGTCCCGGACGTCGACGTGCGGCGCGTCCTGCAGCTCGGCGCGGAGGACAACCCGGGCCTGTTCAACATGGCGCACATGGGGCTGCGGCTGGCGCAGCGCGCGAACGGCGTGTCCGAACTGCACGGACGCGTCACGCGCCGGATGTTCTCCCGCCTGTGGCCCGGTTTCGACGACGACGAGGTGCCGATCTCGTCCATCACCAACGGCGTGCACGGGCCGACCTGGGTGGCTCGCGAGCTGAGCGCGCTGCTCGGCGGCAACCACGAGGAGTTCGGTCACGAGGGCCGCACTCCGGGCAGTTCGCTGCGCGACGGCGTCACCGACCAGCAGCTGTGGGAACTGCGCCGCGAGCTGCGGGAGAAGCTGGTGGGCGAGGTCCGGCGACGGGTGCGCGCGGCGTGGATGCAGCGCGGCGCGTCGGCGCTCGAACTGGGCTGGACGGACCGGGTTTTCGATCCGGACGTGCTCACCGTCGGCTTCGCCCGCCGCGTGCCCACGTACAAGCGGCTCACACTGATGCTGCGCGACCCGGACCGGCTGCGCGCGCTGCTGCTGGACGAGAAACGCCCGATCCAGATCGTGATCGGCGGCAAGTCGCATCCGGCGGACGAGAACGGCAAGCAGCTGATCCAGCAGATCGTGCGCTTCGTCGACGATCCGCAGGTGCGCCACCGGATCGTCTTCCTGCCGGACTACGACATGTCGATGGCCCGCTACCTCTACCGCGGCTGCGACGTGTGGCTCAACAACCCGGTGCGGACGCTGGAAGCGTGCGGCACGTCCGGGATGAAGTCGGCGCTCAACGGCGGCCTGAACCTGTCCATCAAGGACGGCTGGTGGGACGAGTGCTACGACGGCTCGAACGGCTGGGCCATCCCGACCGCCGACGGCGTCACCGACCCGCTGCGCCGCGACGACCTCGAAGCCGCCGCCTTGTACGACCTGCTGGGCCAGCAGATCGCGCCGCTGTACTACGACACCGGCGCGGAAGGAGTGCCGACCGGCTGGCTGTCGATGGTGTGGCACACGCTGGAAACGCTCGGCCCGCGCGTGCAGGCCTCCCGGATGGTGCGCGAGTACGTGGATTCCGGCTACCTGCCTGCCTCGCGGATGGTCGCCGCCGCGACCGAGGACGGCAACCAGGGCGCGCTTTCGCTGGCCGACTACCGGACCAAACTGGAGGTCGCCTGGCCGCGGGTGCGGATCTTCGACGCCGAACTCGAGTACGACCACACCGAACGGCTCGTGGTGGGCACCGAGGTGACCATCCGGGCCCGGATCGACCTGGCCGGCCTCGAACCGTCCGAAGTGGATATCCAGGCGGTGGTCGGCCAGGTAGGCGACGGCGACGAACTCGCCGATTCGGTCCAGGTCGAGATGGCCCCGGCGGGCATCGGCGCGTTCGCCGCGACCCTGCGGCTGCCGCGCGCCGGCTCGGTCGGCTACACCGTGCGGGTACTGCCGAAGCACCGGCTGCTGGCCAGCCCCGCGGAACTGGCCCGGGTCGTCCTGGCCTGA
- a CDS encoding tetratricopeptide repeat protein encodes MSAALSGAVDLSALKARAEATRNQPPAPPAGAAPPSDGSAPPPSDAVLEVTEATFQADVVERSLNQLVVVDLWAEWCGPCKQLSPVLERLAGEAGGAWVLAKVDVDANPRIAQLFGAQSIPTIVAIAGGQPVDAFSGALPEPEIRKWLGSLLDALRDRLPGIRAAEEARGPVEEPEDPRFTEAEEAFEQGDFAAAEAAYERILDAEPANELAKNALAQVRFTARAEAADPSARERAEADPSDLDAQLAAADLEIAEQDVEGAFRRLVDVVRRTAGEDRNRVREHLVALFELFDAADERVMKARRDLASALF; translated from the coding sequence ATGTCCGCCGCCTTGTCCGGCGCGGTCGACCTGTCCGCGCTCAAGGCCCGGGCGGAAGCCACCCGGAACCAGCCGCCGGCCCCGCCGGCCGGAGCGGCCCCTCCCTCGGACGGTTCGGCCCCGCCGCCGTCGGACGCCGTGCTCGAGGTCACCGAGGCGACCTTCCAGGCCGACGTCGTGGAGCGGTCGCTGAACCAGCTCGTGGTCGTCGACCTGTGGGCCGAGTGGTGCGGGCCGTGCAAGCAGCTGAGCCCGGTGCTGGAGCGGCTGGCCGGCGAAGCGGGCGGCGCCTGGGTGCTGGCGAAGGTCGACGTCGACGCGAACCCGCGGATCGCGCAGCTGTTCGGCGCCCAGTCGATCCCGACGATCGTGGCGATCGCCGGCGGCCAGCCGGTCGACGCGTTCTCCGGGGCGCTGCCGGAGCCGGAGATCCGCAAGTGGCTGGGCTCGCTGCTGGACGCCCTGCGCGACCGGCTGCCCGGCATCCGCGCGGCCGAGGAGGCGCGCGGGCCGGTAGAAGAGCCGGAGGACCCCCGGTTCACCGAGGCCGAAGAAGCATTCGAACAGGGCGATTTCGCCGCCGCGGAAGCCGCGTACGAGCGCATCCTGGACGCGGAACCGGCCAACGAACTGGCGAAGAACGCGCTGGCGCAGGTGCGGTTCACCGCCCGCGCGGAGGCAGCGGACCCGTCGGCGAGGGAGCGCGCTGAGGCCGACCCGTCGGATCTGGATGCGCAGCTGGCCGCCGCGGACCTGGAGATCGCCGAGCAGGACGTCGAGGGCGCGTTCCGGCGGCTGGTGGATGTGGTGCGCCGGACGGCCGGGGAGGACCGCAACCGGGTCCGGGAGCACTTGGTGGCGCTGTTCGAGCTGTTCGACGCCGCGGACGAACGCGTGATGAAGGCCCGGCGGGACCTGGCGTCGGCACTGTTCTGA
- a CDS encoding DUF3817 domain-containing protein has protein sequence MSSKAALVFRVAAVAEALSWLGLLIGMFLKYVVGASNEGGVPVLGMVHGVVFVLYVITSLSVAKPLGWRGKTLLLALLASIPPLFTWLFEKWALRNGRLDGPERLAQGGVGLFVRVPEPANA, from the coding sequence GTGTCCAGCAAGGCCGCTCTCGTGTTCCGCGTGGCCGCAGTTGCCGAGGCTCTGTCTTGGCTCGGCTTGCTGATCGGGATGTTTCTCAAGTACGTCGTCGGCGCGTCTAACGAGGGCGGCGTGCCCGTCCTCGGCATGGTGCACGGCGTCGTCTTCGTCCTGTACGTGATCACCTCCCTGTCCGTGGCGAAGCCGCTGGGATGGCGCGGCAAGACGCTGCTGCTGGCGCTGCTGGCGAGCATCCCGCCGCTGTTCACCTGGCTGTTCGAGAAGTGGGCGCTGCGCAACGGCCGCCTGGACGGCCCGGAGCGTCTCGCCCAGGGCGGCGTCGGCCTGTTCGTCCGCGTGCCGGAGCCGGCCAACGCCTGA
- a CDS encoding GH92 family glycosyl hydrolase: MRSRVVAGAAVLAVVAAALTPVAAQARPGDPLDAVNTFIGTQDEGNTFPGASAPFGMVQSSPITTHYAGYLYTDTAIRGFGHFFLSGAGCWEQGGLVSMLPTTGDVGPGAAFDTSQAATFDQAKYAAPYTHDGEVGKPGYYKVHLTGYGGIDVETTASTRSGVERYSFAKPGPANVFVNVGQANAKEPVSGSSVRIVDDHTIAGTVESQAFCGGKPYTTYFTTKFDKPFASYGTWSPEGGTPGSRAAQGGAGLRGAWLTFPDGGQITATTSLSQVDARGADGNLAASRVLPFDAVRAEVQRAWRHELSSVDITGGTPDDRTVFYTSLYHAFLQPLTANDADGRYYGFDKKIHRAVGWTYYDFFSLWDTYRSQNQLLALLKPDRARDIAKSILAIHDQGGWLPRWAYASQETNTMTGDPVTPFLVDLWRFGALRGDELHAYEALLQNSREIPPASSPFQGRSGNASYQANGFVQYDPNFPKKGQDIDPAHGASATLEYALADCSLSVMASALGRQQDAKQLAAKGRTYATLWDPSVTDRGFTGYFRPKSADGSWYTPADGPYSPQGQDGFHEGTAWQYQWLVQQDVPGLAAKMGGLANVGKRLDDFFDYSDLVQDPAKTAHEKWVVGPYDYYKQFRYNPNNEPDLHSPWMYTLAGQPWKTSAVVRAAHTLFTNKPNGATGNDDLGTMSAWYVFSALGLYPAVPGTGNFALNAPRFAKSVLHLQNGRDITIKAGSANGAQLQYVSGLRVNGTSSDKTFVSLEQLRRGSTLDFTLTGDAARAAWGTSPSSAPASPCAA; encoded by the coding sequence ATGAGAAGCAGAGTTGTGGCGGGAGCGGCGGTCTTGGCGGTCGTCGCCGCGGCGCTCACCCCAGTGGCCGCGCAAGCGCGCCCCGGCGACCCGCTGGACGCGGTGAACACGTTCATCGGCACGCAAGACGAAGGCAACACCTTCCCCGGCGCCTCGGCCCCGTTCGGCATGGTGCAGTCCAGCCCGATCACCACCCATTACGCGGGCTACCTCTACACCGACACCGCGATCCGCGGCTTCGGCCACTTCTTCCTGTCCGGCGCGGGCTGCTGGGAGCAGGGCGGCCTGGTGTCGATGCTGCCCACGACCGGCGACGTCGGTCCCGGCGCGGCCTTCGACACGAGCCAGGCCGCGACGTTCGACCAGGCCAAGTACGCCGCGCCGTACACCCACGACGGTGAAGTCGGCAAGCCGGGCTATTACAAGGTGCACCTCACCGGCTACGGCGGCATCGACGTCGAGACCACCGCCAGCACCCGCAGCGGCGTCGAGCGGTATTCGTTCGCGAAGCCGGGTCCGGCCAACGTGTTCGTCAACGTCGGCCAGGCCAACGCGAAGGAACCGGTGAGCGGCAGCAGCGTCCGGATCGTCGACGACCACACCATCGCGGGCACCGTCGAGTCACAGGCGTTCTGCGGCGGCAAGCCCTACACCACCTACTTCACCACGAAGTTCGACAAGCCGTTCGCTTCGTACGGCACCTGGTCGCCGGAGGGCGGCACGCCCGGCAGCCGGGCCGCGCAGGGCGGCGCGGGCCTGCGCGGCGCGTGGCTGACCTTCCCGGACGGCGGACAGATCACCGCCACCACCTCGCTGTCCCAAGTGGACGCCCGCGGCGCGGACGGCAACCTCGCCGCGTCCCGAGTGCTGCCCTTCGACGCGGTGCGGGCGGAGGTCCAGCGCGCCTGGCGGCACGAATTGTCCAGTGTGGACATCACCGGCGGCACACCAGACGACCGCACGGTCTTCTACACCTCGCTCTACCACGCGTTCCTGCAGCCGCTGACCGCCAACGACGCCGACGGCCGGTACTACGGCTTCGACAAGAAGATCCACCGCGCTGTCGGTTGGACGTACTACGACTTCTTCTCCCTGTGGGACACCTACCGGTCGCAGAACCAGCTGCTCGCCCTGTTGAAGCCGGACCGGGCGCGGGACATCGCGAAGAGCATCCTCGCCATTCACGACCAGGGCGGCTGGCTGCCGCGCTGGGCGTATGCGAGCCAGGAAACGAACACCATGACCGGAGATCCGGTCACGCCGTTCCTGGTCGACCTGTGGCGGTTCGGCGCGCTGCGCGGCGACGAGCTGCACGCCTACGAAGCGCTGCTGCAGAACTCGCGCGAAATCCCGCCGGCTAGTTCTCCGTTCCAGGGCCGGTCCGGGAACGCCAGCTACCAGGCCAACGGATTCGTGCAGTACGACCCGAATTTCCCGAAGAAGGGCCAGGACATCGACCCGGCGCACGGCGCGTCCGCGACCCTGGAGTACGCCCTCGCCGACTGTTCCCTCTCGGTGATGGCCTCCGCCCTAGGCCGTCAGCAGGACGCGAAGCAGCTGGCCGCCAAGGGCCGGACGTACGCGACGCTGTGGGACCCGTCGGTCACGGACCGCGGCTTCACCGGCTACTTCCGGCCGAAGAGCGCGGACGGCAGCTGGTACACCCCGGCAGACGGCCCGTACAGCCCGCAGGGCCAGGACGGCTTCCACGAAGGCACCGCATGGCAGTACCAGTGGCTGGTACAGCAGGACGTGCCCGGGCTGGCCGCGAAGATGGGCGGCCTGGCGAACGTCGGCAAGCGGCTCGACGACTTCTTCGACTACTCCGACCTCGTGCAGGACCCGGCGAAGACCGCGCACGAGAAGTGGGTGGTCGGTCCCTACGACTACTACAAGCAGTTCCGCTACAACCCCAACAACGAACCCGACCTGCACTCGCCGTGGATGTACACGCTCGCCGGGCAGCCGTGGAAGACCTCCGCGGTGGTCCGGGCCGCGCACACCTTGTTCACCAACAAGCCCAACGGCGCCACCGGCAACGACGACCTCGGCACCATGTCCGCTTGGTACGTCTTCAGCGCGCTCGGCCTGTACCCGGCCGTTCCGGGCACCGGGAACTTCGCGCTGAACGCGCCGCGGTTCGCCAAGTCGGTGCTGCACCTGCAGAACGGGCGGGACATCACCATCAAGGCGGGCAGCGCGAACGGCGCGCAGCTGCAGTACGTGTCGGGGCTGCGGGTGAACGGGACCTCGTCGGACAAGACGTTCGTCAGCCTGGAACAGCTCCGCCGCGGGTCCACTCTGGACTTCACGCTGACCGGCGACGCGGCGCGGGCCGCGTGGGGAACATCACCTTCGTCGGCGCCAGCGTCTCCTTGTGCCGCTTAG
- a CDS encoding MarR family winged helix-turn-helix transcriptional regulator, whose protein sequence is MNRPLPFDPIARAAELWQDRIGPAGTMAAVTGVMRVQQIIQSAVDGALKPHGLTFARYEALVLLTFSRNGRLPMRVMGERLQLHPTSVTNIVDRLERDGLVKRVPHPTDRRTTLVEITDEGRALRETATVSVTGIDFGLTGLTERQVEQLTELLTKVRKSAGDFTG, encoded by the coding sequence ATGAACCGTCCGCTGCCGTTCGATCCGATCGCCCGTGCCGCCGAGCTGTGGCAAGACCGGATCGGTCCCGCCGGAACGATGGCCGCGGTCACCGGTGTGATGCGGGTGCAGCAGATCATCCAGTCCGCGGTCGACGGCGCGCTCAAGCCGCACGGACTCACCTTCGCCCGCTACGAGGCTCTCGTGCTGCTCACCTTCTCCCGCAACGGGCGGCTGCCGATGCGAGTGATGGGCGAACGGCTGCAGCTGCATCCCACCAGCGTCACCAACATAGTGGACCGGCTGGAGCGGGACGGGCTCGTCAAGCGGGTGCCGCATCCCACCGACCGGCGCACGACGCTCGTGGAGATCACCGACGAGGGCCGCGCGCTCCGGGAGACCGCCACCGTGTCCGTCACCGGCATCGACTTCGGTCTCACCGGGCTCACCGAGCGGCAGGTGGAGCAGCTGACCGAGCTGCTCACCAAGGTCCGCAAGTCGGCGGGCGACTTCACCGGCTGA